From Phycisphaerae bacterium:
GATGTCTGTTGGTGTATGCGGCTGTACATTCATGGCAAATTTCCTTTTTAGGACAACTATGCCATAAGTTATACGATAGCGCAAGTCTTATTTTCTGGCGCGCGAAAATTTATTGGAATGCGTATAATACATATTTCCCTCATATAAGCGTCGTTTTTTTATATATAAATTAAATCTTCGTGGCCTTCGTGTACTTCGTGGTGAGACGTGAGCGCAAAAAAAAGGGCTGGTTTTAGACCAGCCCTTTAACATTTAAGCCTTCAAAAGACTTATTTCTTCCTGAGCAGCAATCCGCCGAGGCAAAGCAGGGCAATTGTCGCCGGCTCTGGAATCTGGTGAATAACCAGAGAATCAACCGGCTCGAGGTTTTCATCTGTTAGAACGATGAGTACATCACCAGGTCCTTCGCAATGGAACTGAACAGCGCCGAATACACCCGGTCCACCCTGTGCAGTGCCTGGCAGTCCGAAATCACCATTCCAAGCATCTCCAATGCCCTCAATTAAACCGTAGGGCGTCCAGCCTGGTACTCCGGCTAAGGCCGGAGGAATATAGACTTCACTCAGACCTGTCCAAGAACCAGGGCCTTCCACTAGAATAACCATAGTGTTAGCATTCATTTGGATGTCCTGATAGACACCGATCCAAGCAAAATCGCTTGGCGCCATTGTAATCTCAGCACCAGCTTCTAAGCCGTTGACCACCAACGACAGTTGTGCGCCTGCCAACGGGGCAAGACACAGAACCAATAAAACAACTAACAACTTCTTCATCTTAATACCTCCTTAAAAAATTAACATTCGAACGTTAAACATTTAATTTCCTATAATTAACATTCATTTTACATTTAACAATTAGGGAACCATGTTTCCCGGTACACAATTAGCTGGCGTGCCCGTACCTTTTGGCGACTCTTTAACCTGCCAATAACTAATCAGGATATTGAGGTCTGTCTGAGACACCCTGTAATAACCCGTAATCGTATTTCCAGCCTTGACATGGTCAAAGTCAGCGCAGCCCTGAACTCCGGTGAGACCCGGACCCTTTGGAGAATTCTTAACCTGCCATGCAGAAATAAGAACATTCAAGTCCGTCTGAGATACATAATAATACCCAGTAATCGTGTTACCAGCTTTCAAGCCATCGGCGTCGCCGTGGCACTGTCTTGGATAGCACCAGCAATTTGGTTTGCCTGCGTCAACCCATTCGGCATAATTAGCCTGGTTGCCGTAGCACTCGGTCTTAAAGCTCCAGGTTGCACTTGCAGCACTGTCGCCTGCGCCATTAGTTGCCACTACATTCCAATAATAGGTTGTATTCGCTACCATCGTGCCGGTATCAAAGGTTACTGTCGGCATAGCAACTGTACCCGCATAAGCCGGCGGGTTAGTGGTACCGAAATAAACTTTGTGCGACTCAGCACCACTGCCAGCCGTCCAAACCAGGTCGGTTGTAGTGGTAACTTTTGGATTAGCATTAGTCGGGCTTACATTCGTCGGTGCGCCTGGCGGGGTTTGTAACACCAGTATGTCGTTAACTTCGCCCTGTGAACCGTCTTCAAAAACGAGTCCGCCACGATAAGTATCTTCATCAGCCATTGCGATCTCTGTGGCAGTGCCCGGAGTAAAATTCAGGCTGCACAGTGTGTCGCCTTCCGCCGGAGCATTTACCTCGCCGACGTACAGCGAACCGAACTCAAGCACGATAGTGTCTGTTGTAAAGCCAACACCTGCACCTGGATCGCCGTTAACTGCCTGCGGCGTACCATAACCGTCTACTAAGCCGGTAGTGGTGTTGATGTCTATTGTTGCCGGATAGATACCATAGCCCTTATGATTTGGCTGGTTACTTTCGCCAACCAAATAACTGCCGCTTACAAAACTGTCGAATGTACCGCCAGTAATTGTAAGTTCGAGAGCAAACGCTCTTGGACGTGTAGCTGTTGTCGTACCCGCGCCGCTGTATTTGACATCGACAACATTTGAAGTGCCTTGTCTTTCGAGATAGACATCCAAAACACCAAATGCCTGCGAAGCACATAAAGCAATCGCTAAAACTAAAATCAGCTTCTTCATTTCACTTACCTCTCAAAAAATTATTCTCTTTTTTTCTTACGTCCCGCTGAACCCCTCGTCCAGCGCGGTTTTGATTTCTTTATTCCTTCCGTTCACCACCCTTTTGCCTGAAAGAAACCGAACAAGCAAAAAAACTCAATCAACAAATCAGACATGGAAGGCACGTCTGATCCTGAGCTCTCTCCTTTTCCAACACCTCCTTTCAGCCCGAAGGCAAAAAGCAAATATAAAATTTCTTTGGTGCTACACCGTTCGGCACTGGTAATAGCACATCGTTATACTAACACCGGGCAAGTCAAAAATCAAGGAAAAAATGAAAAAAATCCACATTTTCAGTATTGAAAACGCTATTAAAGAGCTTAAAGGACCACATATTTTCGGCATATTTCTCCCTCAAATATGTCCTATAAAATAATTTTTGGGGGAAATTTTTTATTTTAAAAAATAATCTTCATTTTTAATCTTAAAAACCGATATCCTCTTAAAAATAAGCTGAAAAATGTATTTTTATAGGAAGTTGCGATAAAAAGATAATGGAAATTGACAATATCTTGTTTTTGTTAATTTTAGTCGCCCTGACAGCCGTAAACAGGACATGACAGGTTGGCAATGTGCGATAAAATGAAAAATTTGGAAAATTATAATAAAAGGTTTGACTTCTTTGTCTAAAATTTTTAGTATTCGGCGGTTTTTGCGCATATTCAGACAAAAACATTCTAAGGCAAAACTCAAAATAATTTTTTTTTGAAAGGAGCGGACGAACTATGGCTGTAAAAAACGCCAAACAGTTCCTGCAGGAAAAACTGGACAAAGAAAATTTTTCGAAATTATCAGCTATCGGAAACGATAAGCTTTATCAGTTTATCGCTGATTCTATAGAATTGACAAAGCCGGCAAAGGTTTTCGTTTCTGCCGATACGCCGGAAGATGTTGAATATACACGTACCCAGGCCGTAGAGACCGGCGAAGAAAAGCCGCTTAATATAAAGGGACATACTATCCACTTTGATGGAATGGAAGACCAGGGCCGGGACAGAGAAGTTACAAAATATCTGGTTCCAAAGGGCCAAACCCTCAGCAAGGCGCTTAACCAAATCGGAAGAGAAGAAGGTCTGACTGAAGTCAGCGGTTTACTGGCCGGTTCGATGCAGGGCAGAACAATGGCTGTCCGCTTTATGACGCTGGGACCAAATAACTCGGCATTCAGCATTCCCTGCGTCGAATGCACCGATTCGTTTTACGTTTCTCATAGTATGAATCTGCTGTATCGGCTTGGCTACGAAGAGTTTAAACGGCTTGGAGCAAAGGCAGAATTTTTCGCTACGCTGCATTCCTGCGGTAAAATGGATGAGCGTATGGTCAGCAGCGAAGGCGACAAGAAACGAATCTATATCGACTACACAACAGATACCGTTTATGCAGTCAATACCCAATATGGCGGCAACACAATAGGACTCAAGAAACTTGCGCTGCGATTGACTATCCGCAAAGCCGACCGCGAAGGCTGGCTGGCTGAACATATGTTCCTTTCCGGGGTTTACGGCAAAGGCGGCAGGAAAACTTATCTGGCCGGTGCGTTCCCGAGCGCCTGCGGCAAAACCTCCACGGCAATGCTGCCGGGCGAGACTATTCTCGGCGACGATATCGCATACTTCCGCGCAATCGACGGCAAGTGCAAGGCTGTCAACGCTGAGTTCGGCATCTTCGGGATTATTCAGAATGTTACCGAAAAAGACGACCCTGCGATTTGGGATATACTGACAAAGCCGGGCGAAGTAATTTTCTCCAATGTTCTCGTAAAAGACGGAAAACCTTACTGGCTCGGTATGGGAACGAACATACCGGCTGACGGCGAAAACTATTCAGGCCAATGGCACAAAGGCAAAAAAGACGCAAAAGGGGCCGAAATCGGCTGTGCACACAAAAACGCACGATACGCGGTAAATCTCAGCGCACTGAAAAATTGCGACCCGGAACTGGACAATCCGAAAGGCGTGGATTTGGCCGGTGTTATGTACGGCGGACGTGACCCGAAATCATACGTTCCCTGCCAGCAGGGATTCGACTGGGAACACGGCATTGTCGCTTACGGCGCATCACTGGAAACCGAAACAACTTTCGCAACCGTCGGCAAGGAAGGCGTGCCGGAGATTAACCTGATGAGTATTCAGGACTTTGTGGCAATTTCGCTGGGCAAATATGTAAAGAACAATCTCGATTTCGGCAAAAAGCTCAAAAATCCGCCGCTGGTGTTCGGCGTAAATTATTTCCTCCGTGACAAAGACGGCAAATTCACCAATGGCGTCCGCGATAAACACGTCTGGGTAAAATGGATGGAACTGCGAGTCCATGGCGAAGCAGGCTGCAGAGTCGCACCAACTGGTTTAATACCCTGCTATGAGGATTTGAAAAAGCTGTTCAAAGAGGTTCTCAATAAAGACTATACTCAACAGGATTATATAAATCAGTTTACAATCCGCATAAAGGAAAACCTTGCCAAGATAAACAGGGTTGAGAAATACCATCGTGAAAACGTGGCCCAGTCGCCTGCCGAGGTGTTTAAGGTTTTGGCAGAGCAGAAAAAACGGCTCGAAGAAGCAGGCAAAAAGTTCGGCGATTTTGTTTCGCCGTTTGACCTGCCGGAACAGAAATAGACACAGATTAACACAGTGTTTTAGACACGGATTTACACAGATTAACACTGTATAAAATCTTAAAACCCCGGTTAGTATCGCCGGGGTTTTTTATTTTATGGCTTGTTGACTTAATAATTAAAAAGTATTAATTATGGTTATGCAGAAGGCTGTGCAAATAAACAAATTGACCGCAGTAAGGTCGTTTTATCGAAAAATCATATTGAGGATGATTTTGTTGATGCTCCGCCTGAAGTTTGCGTTGACTTTATTTGGGAGCTTACAAGGGAGATTTGGTCGCTTACCGGAAGTAAAGATGCTGAACGAAGATTACAAAGACATATTACAACTCTTCACAGACAACAACGTTAAATATCTTGTTGTCGGAGCGTATGCGCTTGGCGCTTATGGTTTTCCGCGGGCAACAGGCAGAGAAAAAGATAGTATTGATATTAAAAATCTGCTCGCGTCAAAGAAGAAAATAAGAGATTACTCAAGTATACTTTTAAAACATCGGAAAAAAGCCGGGCAAGAAACCCGGCTTTTTCTGATGTGTGCTGATTTATAGGCAGCTTTACGGGTTCTGATATAAACTAAGTACACCCGCATCCGTCATCGGATAATTGTGCATAGTAACTTCATCAATATATCCCTTGAAATATCTGCTGCTGTATCTGCCTACATAGAGGTAGCTGTCGCCCCGTTTGAGAGGTTTGGAATATCCGGCGTTGTAAGCTCTCTTTGTGCCGTCTACGTACAGCTTGATTCTCTGGTTGCCGCTGTCAAATCTGTTGTATACACCGATGATGTGATGCCACTGTCCGTCGAGTACATTAGCAACGTCCGCAGTTACAGAGTCATGGCCGCCGTCAGGATAGTAAATAAAGAAAGACAACTGTGTAGAGCTGCCTAAATACAGACGGAAATTGGTTGTGCCGTCCATATTTACAATGGCCTTGCTTGTCTGGGAATCTGTACTCTTGAACCAGGCGCCAACTGTCAGGTAGTTACCTGTATCGAAATCTGTCGTATCAACAGGAACTCGTACATGATCATTGGTTCCATCAAAGTACAGACAATTGCTGACTACACCGCTGCCGCTCCATGTCGGACTGTTTATCAACGAGCCCGGATTGGCATAGCCGGAAACATCGCCTGCGGTCGAACCGGAACCCTCGTCAAACTGCAAATTCATTACACATTTAGAATAACCGGTAAGGTATCCTTTGGTGGCATAAGACCAGGTGCGTGCATAACGGCAGTTATCATAATAAACAATAGTATCAAGGTCTGAATAGCCGCGGTAGGTACCTATTTTCCAGACAAAGTTATCGGTTTGGGCCAGTGTTTGGCCGTCCGGCAAATATTGCCAGCCCAGACGCATATTGGTGCCATTATACTTCTGTTCGAATCCTCCAGTTGCCGGGTTCATCAGGTAGGCCGTAACCTGTCCGTTAAGACCATTTGAAGAATCATTATCAAATGCGACGGCAAACAGGAAATGATACCATCTGTTTTTTTCCAGCTGGCCGAAATCATAGAGGGTGTTGGTGACCTGCTGGCCCGGCGGACTGTCATATTTACGAATAAGGAATATATGGTCAGAACCATCAAGACTTAACTGCAGAGCAGGTCCCCATGAATCGCACTGCCACCACTGTGAAAATATCATCCAGTTATCCGGTTCGGTTTCGGTCGGTACATAAAAGGCTAACGAATAATACCGTATGCCATCATCGATATCCATTCCTGTCAGCATCTTATGTTCGGTACGGTCATTATCCTGACTTGGAGATTCGGTACACAAAGATTCATAACCGTTAACCCCCATATAAGGAACAGGATTGGTAACATGCACCCAGTCCTGACCGGAGCCCTGCTGTGAATAATATGTTGTTAATCCGTCATCGGTGATTTTTCCGTCACCGCCGATACTTGCGCCATAATCGCCATCGATTTCAAACGAATTAGTCCCCGGACCAGCTTCGGCCATTACATAACTTGCAGGGCAGATTATCAGGGTTATCATCAGATACCAAATCATACAGTTTTTTTTCATACAGACCTTCCTTTCTGTGGATAGAGTTGCAAACTTGCTGTCATCCGGGCAGCATCATTTTAAATGATTTTTGTAACAACTTAACAATATGATCAAAACGGGGTGCCGGCTTTTGCCCGTTTCGACGCAGACATTCAATTAAAATAGTTGGTAACAGGAAGGCATGTAAAAGATTTTCTTCTGTTGCAGCTCTGGCCTCAAAACCCTGTTGAATCGTTTCAATATTACCCCACGGATTAATCATGTCAACATAATTTTAGATTTTTATAATGCAAAAATCCGGAATTTTTTTTAAGAGTTTAAGCCCTTTGTCAGCAAAATATTAGATTTGAATTAATTATGAATGGATATATTTTGTCTGACAGGAGCAAATAAATCCTGTGGTAAAACAGACAGATTCATTTTTGTATTATTTTATCGTCGGGGTTTTTTATTGCTCCAGATAATCCTTTATTTGTGAAAAAACCATCGCCCGCACTTCTTGGGATTCATTAAACAATTCATGTCCGCAGTTTTCAACTAATTTTATTTGGGTATTACCGAATTTGGATTGAATAAATTTCAGATTATACTTCCACGCTACGATATTGTCTTTTGTGCCCTGGATAGTCAGAGTCGGACGCGGTGAAGTTTTTGCATCTGTAATTTTCTCGTCCCATCTAAACACAGCCCCGACCCATTTCAGGGAAATCTTTTTGGCCTGCAGCGGGTCTTCGTATTTTACGAATCTCAAAAAATCCTTATCGGAAGAAACCCTGCGAAAAACTCTCGGCAAAAAGTCGCAGAAATGCCGGCTTATCGAAAATCCTATTTTCGATAATAACCACCAATCGCTTCGCTCCAATGGTGCAGCTAAAATTACTTTATCGAAACTATCGTCGCAACCTGCAAGCAAATAATCCACTATTATTGCGGCGCCGGTGCTATGGCCGATTATATGGTACGGTCCGTGGAGTTTCGTTTTGATTATCTTTAAGAAATCGTCGAGCGATTCGCTGTATTGTGTGAAATCGTCAATCGCAGTCCGCTCGCCGCCGGACAGGCCGTGGCCGGGCAAATCGAAAACCGCAACAGCAAAACCCAATTCAACAAGATATTTGATAAGTTTGCTTAACAAGCCGCAATGGCCCAGATAGCCATGAAGGATAATCACGGTCGCTTTGTAATCGGCAGGCTGGAAAATGTGGCCACAGAGCATAAACTCACCGCTTTTAAATGTGCCGAGTTGATGTTTGATTGTTTCATTTGCCAAATCCAAACCATAAAAGCGAAGATATGAATTAACCGCCGGACAATCAGCGGTTTTTTCATTTAATGGTCGTAATTGTTTTTTAAGTTCGTCAATATTCATTGTGAGAAGGAATACTCTAATATAACCGCCTTATTGTTACGTTCAGATGCCAATAATAATTTTTCGCCTTCAGTTTCACTTTCTGGTACAATAGCAACAGCTGCATTAGACACTCCATATTTATACACATCGGTTCTTTGGTATACCAATTTTCCATTATGGTCATAGACATACATAACTAAAAGGTCAGGATGCAGCCCTTTTCTAACTATAAGGTATGGCGGCTGTTGTTTTTTTAATTTAACCGCTACTGCCTTTACATTTCCGAATTCTCTGCAGCCCGGCGCATCGAGCGAAATAACTGTATCCCCTTTAAAATCAACAAGCCTGATTTTATTGTTTTCAGTCAGGAGTATATTCATTTCAGATTTGTCATTGGGCCATTTAATCAATGCAAATTCGTATGATTTTGTCGCAATTTCGAGTGTTTTTATCACCGTACCGGCCGCATTAAGAATCTCAAATTTAGTTTTCCCGCCCGCATTATTTGAATTGTCATAAATGATTTCCGCTTTGCCGTCGCCATCGATATCTGTCATTTCCAAATGTCCCATCGCATTTACAGGATGTGTCCATTTAGTATTGCCATTGCTGTCTATAAGTTGTATCCCCTGTTTGTATGGATAAAAAACTGCAATTTCCGACCTGCCGTCGCCGTCCATATCTCCAAAAACTGCTCCACCCATGCCACCGGTTTTATTATCCGATGGAGTAAACTTCCAGACTTCTTTCCCCTGATGGTCAAAAACATATACGCCTTTCCCATATCTATATCCAAGAAATCTGCGGGAATCGGCGATATCAGAGCTCAACGGCTTTATAAAATTGAATCCCAAACCGCCAAACCCCAGCCGGCTCTGTTCCTGGTATTTGTCGTTGAGAAACACAACCTCGGTTCGCAGGGCTGCCATAATCTGTTTATCATCGCCATCGTTACAGCTCATCCGGTATATGCCGTTTATCATTGGAATATCTGTACTGTTACTGAAAACAATTTTTTCTGCAAAAAAATTTGATGAGGCTTTATTCAGTGATTTTTTTAGCTCAACAGGTCTTCCCTGTTTAATTAAATGCCTTACGGCAAAATAACTCAATTGTTTAAAGCCAAAGAATATCGCTGGAATAGCCGCAACTATTATTATTACCCTTACTAATTTTATTGCCTTGGGAAAAGTAAATGTAACCATCCTGTCTATCAGGTATGGAATAACAAACCAAAGCGCAGACCCAATAACGCCGTATTCAATTAATGGCCTAACTCCGCCGAATATGCTGAATATAGACCGTGGTATTAATAAAAGCGGAGCATCCAAGTAAAAGAAAATGATAAAGACAAGGCCCGCAGTACTTGATTTGCAATTAATATATACAGAAAAAGCATATATTGCCAAACCAAGATGCAATGCCGCCAATACGATACCAATCTTAAATCCTATTGACGTCCGCCTCATAATCTGTCTCCCGTATTCGGTTGTTTTTGAGTTAATTCGCGGCAAAAATAATTACCAAATAGCTTTCTATTGAATCAAAGCAGTTAAGCATTTTAGACCTTATTTTTCAGCG
This genomic window contains:
- a CDS encoding PEP-CTERM sorting domain-containing protein (PEP-CTERM proteins occur, often in large numbers, in the proteomes of bacteria that also encode an exosortase, a predicted intramembrane cysteine proteinase. The presence of a PEP-CTERM domain at a protein's C-terminus predicts cleavage within the sorting domain, followed by covalent anchoring to some some component of the (usually Gram-negative) cell surface. Many PEP-CTERM proteins exhibit an unusual sequence composition that includes large numbers of potential glycosylation sites. Expression of one such protein has been shown restore the ability of a bacterium to form floc, a type of biofilm.), whose translation is MKKLLVVLLVLCLAPLAGAQLSLVVNGLEAGAEITMAPSDFAWIGVYQDIQMNANTMVILVEGPGSWTGLSEVYIPPALAGVPGWTPYGLIEGIGDAWNGDFGLPGTAQGGPGVFGAVQFHCEGPGDVLIVLTDENLEPVDSLVIHQIPEPATIALLCLGGLLLRKK
- a CDS encoding phosphoenolpyruvate carboxykinase (GTP); this translates as MAVKNAKQFLQEKLDKENFSKLSAIGNDKLYQFIADSIELTKPAKVFVSADTPEDVEYTRTQAVETGEEKPLNIKGHTIHFDGMEDQGRDREVTKYLVPKGQTLSKALNQIGREEGLTEVSGLLAGSMQGRTMAVRFMTLGPNNSAFSIPCVECTDSFYVSHSMNLLYRLGYEEFKRLGAKAEFFATLHSCGKMDERMVSSEGDKKRIYIDYTTDTVYAVNTQYGGNTIGLKKLALRLTIRKADREGWLAEHMFLSGVYGKGGRKTYLAGAFPSACGKTSTAMLPGETILGDDIAYFRAIDGKCKAVNAEFGIFGIIQNVTEKDDPAIWDILTKPGEVIFSNVLVKDGKPYWLGMGTNIPADGENYSGQWHKGKKDAKGAEIGCAHKNARYAVNLSALKNCDPELDNPKGVDLAGVMYGGRDPKSYVPCQQGFDWEHGIVAYGASLETETTFATVGKEGVPEINLMSIQDFVAISLGKYVKNNLDFGKKLKNPPLVFGVNYFLRDKDGKFTNGVRDKHVWVKWMELRVHGEAGCRVAPTGLIPCYEDLKKLFKEVLNKDYTQQDYINQFTIRIKENLAKINRVEKYHRENVAQSPAEVFKVLAEQKKRLEEAGKKFGDFVSPFDLPEQK
- a CDS encoding LamG-like jellyroll fold domain-containing protein, which codes for MKKNCMIWYLMITLIICPASYVMAEAGPGTNSFEIDGDYGASIGGDGKITDDGLTTYYSQQGSGQDWVHVTNPVPYMGVNGYESLCTESPSQDNDRTEHKMLTGMDIDDGIRYYSLAFYVPTETEPDNWMIFSQWWQCDSWGPALQLSLDGSDHIFLIRKYDSPPGQQVTNTLYDFGQLEKNRWYHFLFAVAFDNDSSNGLNGQVTAYLMNPATGGFEQKYNGTNMRLGWQYLPDGQTLAQTDNFVWKIGTYRGYSDLDTIVYYDNCRYARTWSYATKGYLTGYSKCVMNLQFDEGSGSTAGDVSGYANPGSLINSPTWSGSGVVSNCLYFDGTNDHVRVPVDTTDFDTGNYLTVGAWFKSTDSQTSKAIVNMDGTTNFRLYLGSSTQLSFFIYYPDGGHDSVTADVANVLDGQWHHIIGVYNRFDSGNQRIKLYVDGTKRAYNAGYSKPLKRGDSYLYVGRYSSRYFKGYIDEVTMHNYPMTDAGVLSLYQNP
- a CDS encoding alpha/beta hydrolase yields the protein MNIDELKKQLRPLNEKTADCPAVNSYLRFYGLDLANETIKHQLGTFKSGEFMLCGHIFQPADYKATVIILHGYLGHCGLLSKLIKYLVELGFAVAVFDLPGHGLSGGERTAIDDFTQYSESLDDFLKIIKTKLHGPYHIIGHSTGAAIIVDYLLAGCDDSFDKVILAAPLERSDWWLLSKIGFSISRHFCDFLPRVFRRVSSDKDFLRFVKYEDPLQAKKISLKWVGAVFRWDEKITDAKTSPRPTLTIQGTKDNIVAWKYNLKFIQSKFGNTQIKLVENCGHELFNESQEVRAMVFSQIKDYLEQ
- a CDS encoding VCBS repeat-containing protein, producing MRRTSIGFKIGIVLAALHLGLAIYAFSVYINCKSSTAGLVFIIFFYLDAPLLLIPRSIFSIFGGVRPLIEYGVIGSALWFVIPYLIDRMVTFTFPKAIKLVRVIIIVAAIPAIFFGFKQLSYFAVRHLIKQGRPVELKKSLNKASSNFFAEKIVFSNSTDIPMINGIYRMSCNDGDDKQIMAALRTEVVFLNDKYQEQSRLGFGGLGFNFIKPLSSDIADSRRFLGYRYGKGVYVFDHQGKEVWKFTPSDNKTGGMGGAVFGDMDGDGRSEIAVFYPYKQGIQLIDSNGNTKWTHPVNAMGHLEMTDIDGDGKAEIIYDNSNNAGGKTKFEILNAAGTVIKTLEIATKSYEFALIKWPNDKSEMNILLTENNKIRLVDFKGDTVISLDAPGCREFGNVKAVAVKLKKQQPPYLIVRKGLHPDLLVMYVYDHNGKLVYQRTDVYKYGVSNAAVAIVPESETEGEKLLLASERNNKAVILEYSFSQ